A genomic window from Fusobacterium sp. JB019 includes:
- the eno gene encoding phosphopyruvate hydratase — protein MTKIVDVIAREILDSRGNPTVEVDVVLSCGAEGRAAVPSGASTGVHEAVELRDGDKSRYLGKGVLTAVKNVNTEIKEMLLGMDALDQVKIDKAMIKLDGTPNKGRLGANAILGVSLAVAKAAAAAEGMPLYKYLGGVNAKELPLPMMNILNGGSHADSAVDVQEFMIQPVGAKDFHEAMRMGAEVFHNLGKLLKANGDSTNVGNEGGYAPANINGTEGALDMMVEAIKKAGYEPGKDITFAIDSASSEFYNEETGNYEFKREGGVVRTSDEMVDWYKSLVEKYPITSIEDGLAEDDWDGWKKLTAAIGDKTQIVGDDLFVTNTERLARGIKEKAANSILIKLNQIGTLTETLDAIEMAKRAGMTAVVSHRSGETEDATIADLVVGVNAGQIKTGSTSRTDRMAKYNQLLRIEQELGEMAQYNGIDVFYNVSK, from the coding sequence ATGACAAAAATAGTTGACGTAATAGCTAGAGAAATATTAGATTCAAGAGGAAATCCAACTGTAGAAGTAGATGTAGTTTTATCTTGTGGTGCTGAAGGAAGAGCAGCAGTTCCATCAGGAGCCTCTACAGGAGTTCATGAAGCTGTAGAATTAAGAGATGGAGATAAATCAAGATATTTAGGAAAAGGAGTATTAACAGCTGTAAAAAATGTTAATACTGAAATAAAAGAAATGTTATTAGGGATGGATGCTTTAGATCAAGTGAAAATTGATAAAGCTATGATAAAATTAGATGGAACTCCAAATAAAGGAAGATTAGGAGCTAATGCTATATTAGGTGTTTCATTAGCAGTTGCAAAGGCAGCAGCAGCAGCAGAAGGAATGCCTTTATATAAATATTTAGGTGGAGTAAATGCAAAAGAATTACCTCTTCCTATGATGAACATTTTAAATGGAGGATCACATGCTGATTCTGCAGTAGATGTTCAAGAATTCATGATTCAACCAGTAGGAGCTAAAGATTTTCATGAAGCTATGAGAATGGGAGCTGAAGTTTTCCATAACTTAGGGAAATTATTAAAAGCTAATGGAGATTCTACAAATGTAGGAAATGAAGGAGGATATGCTCCGGCAAATATAAATGGAACAGAAGGTGCTTTAGATATGATGGTAGAAGCTATCAAAAAAGCAGGTTATGAACCAGGAAAAGATATAACATTTGCTATAGACTCAGCTTCAAGTGAATTTTATAATGAAGAAACTGGAAACTATGAATTTAAAAGAGAAGGTGGAGTTGTAAGAACATCTGATGAGATGGTAGATTGGTATAAATCTTTAGTTGAAAAATATCCAATAACATCAATAGAAGACGGATTAGCTGAAGATGATTGGGATGGATGGAAAAAATTAACAGCAGCTATAGGAGATAAAACTCAAATAGTTGGTGATGATTTATTTGTAACTAATACTGAAAGATTAGCAAGAGGAATAAAAGAAAAAGCAGCAAACTCAATATTAATTAAACTTAATCAAATAGGAACATTAACAGAAACTTTAGATGCTATTGAAATGGCAAAAAGAGCAGGAATGACTGCAGTAGTTTCTCATAGATCAGGGGAAACTGAAGATGCAACAATAGCTGATTTAGTAGTTGGTGTTAATGCTGGACAAATAAAAACAGGGTCAACTTCAAGAACTGACAGAATGGCAAAATACAACCAATTATTAAGAATTGAACAAGAATTAGGAGAAATGGCTCAATATAACGGAATAGATGTATTTTATAATGTATCTAAATAA
- the pykF gene encoding pyruvate kinase PykF: protein MKKTKIVCTIGPKSESKEMLTKLIKAGMNVMRLNFSHGSHEEHAERIATLREIKIETGLKAAILLDTKGPEIRTIKLENGEDVKLIAGQKFTITTDKAVVGNKDKVAVTYDNFASDLSLGDIVLIDDGLIEMKVDEIEGQEVRCTVLNNGELGENKGVNLPNVNVNLPALAKKDVADLKFGCEQGVDFVAASFIRKAEDVKEVRKILTENGGEAIKIISKIENKEGLDNFEEILKYSDGIMVARGDLGVEIPVEEVPFAQKMMIEKCNEAGKPVITATQMLDSMINNPRPTRAEANDVANAILDGTDAVMLSGESAKGKYPVEAVKVMTRIAEKTDPLLYSNVDYDRKGKLTITEAVAKGCVDAAEVLHAKLIVVGTGSGRAARSLRKYFPTANIMAITNNQKSFNQLLLTKGVVPYLSEDIKTLKGFMEHAEKAALGLGLVESGDIIAATCGEEVFIQGTTNTLKIIKVR, encoded by the coding sequence GTGAAAAAAACAAAAATAGTTTGTACAATAGGCCCTAAAAGTGAGTCTAAAGAGATGTTAACAAAACTTATAAAAGCTGGAATGAATGTTATGAGATTAAACTTTTCTCATGGAAGTCATGAAGAACATGCAGAAAGAATAGCAACATTAAGAGAAATAAAAATAGAAACAGGATTAAAAGCGGCAATACTTTTAGATACAAAAGGTCCTGAAATAAGAACAATAAAATTAGAAAATGGGGAAGATGTTAAATTAATTGCTGGACAAAAATTTACAATAACTACAGATAAAGCAGTTGTTGGAAATAAAGATAAAGTAGCAGTTACTTATGATAATTTTGCATCTGACTTATCTTTAGGAGATATAGTTTTAATTGATGATGGTTTGATAGAAATGAAAGTAGATGAAATAGAAGGGCAGGAAGTTAGATGTACTGTTTTAAATAACGGAGAATTAGGAGAGAATAAAGGAGTTAATCTACCTAATGTAAATGTTAATTTACCAGCACTTGCGAAGAAAGACGTTGCAGATTTAAAATTTGGATGTGAACAAGGAGTAGATTTTGTAGCAGCGTCGTTTATAAGAAAAGCTGAAGATGTTAAGGAGGTTAGAAAGATCCTTACTGAAAATGGTGGAGAAGCAATAAAGATAATTTCAAAAATAGAAAATAAAGAGGGATTAGATAATTTTGAAGAAATTTTAAAATATTCAGATGGAATAATGGTTGCAAGAGGAGATTTGGGAGTTGAAATACCTGTAGAAGAGGTTCCTTTTGCTCAAAAAATGATGATAGAAAAGTGTAATGAAGCTGGAAAACCAGTAATAACAGCAACACAAATGCTAGATTCGATGATAAATAATCCAAGACCAACAAGAGCGGAAGCTAATGATGTGGCTAATGCAATATTAGATGGAACAGATGCAGTTATGTTATCAGGGGAAAGTGCTAAAGGGAAATATCCTGTAGAAGCAGTAAAGGTAATGACTAGAATAGCAGAAAAGACAGATCCATTATTATATAGTAATGTTGATTATGATAGAAAAGGAAAATTAACTATTACAGAAGCTGTTGCAAAAGGATGCGTGGATGCAGCAGAAGTTTTACATGCAAAATTAATAGTTGTTGGAACTGGTTCTGGAAGAGCAGCGAGAAGTTTAAGAAAATATTTTCCAACAGCAAATATAATGGCAATTACTAATAATCAAAAATCATTTAATCAATTACTTTTAACAAAAGGTGTAGTTCCTTATTTGAGCGAAGATATAAAAACATTAAAAGGATTTATGGAGCATGCAGAAAAAGCAGCTTTAGGATTAGGGTTAGTAGAATCTGGAGATATAATAGCAGCAACATGTGGAGAAGAAGTTTTCATTCAAGGAACAACTAATACTTTAAAAATAATAAAAGTTAGATAA
- a CDS encoding GIY-YIG nuclease family protein, whose product MKNWYIYILRCGDNSLYTGITNDIEKRYEKHKSGKGAKYTKIKGVKGIEITFVSKNRSEASKIEYILKKKVKKNKELLVTNQEERKKFIKIIEKKYKIIIEENVGK is encoded by the coding sequence ATGAAAAATTGGTATATTTATATTTTAAGATGTGGGGACAATAGTTTATATACAGGCATAACTAATGATATTGAAAAAAGATATGAGAAACATAAAAGTGGAAAAGGAGCAAAGTATACTAAAATTAAAGGGGTAAAAGGAATAGAAATTACCTTTGTTTCTAAAAATCGGAGTGAAGCTTCAAAAATTGAGTATATTTTAAAGAAAAAAGTGAAAAAAAATAAAGAGTTATTAGTGACAAATCAAGAAGAAAGAAAAAAATTTATAAAAATTATAGAAAAAAAATATAAAATAATAATAGAAGAAAACGTTGGTAAATAA
- a CDS encoding DUF1576 domain-containing protein, with translation MDNLKGKRKFYAYELSILLILIFFISFFIYTRIVYEENILIGLKKIMESQSILITDFLVVGGISGGFLNAFLILLLNFSIIKILKIKISGIVLASLFTVFGFSFFGKNILNILPIYIGGIIYSKYEGIPFRDIFIRVSFATALAPFISEIAFSTNSFEFSYINGILFGTFIGFIISPLAKKMKSFHEGYNLYNMGFTAGILGTVLNSILKSYGFNVASRKILSTEYDHTIKLICCFIFSIFIIVGFFVNDSSFKGYKALTKDNGLESDFINNYGYGLTFINMGIMGFISLLFPMLFREPLNGPILAGIFTIVGFSAHGKTYLNTIPILIGVAFAGFSGTNFNSFTIVLSGLFGTSLAPISGVFGIFWGIVAGWLHLTVVTTIGSIHGGLNLYNNGFSAGIVAGFMLPILRTLNERAAKKELAFFKKRKEIIKLINNKRVKPNEFKNIEDKL, from the coding sequence TTGGATAATTTAAAAGGAAAAAGAAAATTTTATGCTTATGAACTTTCTATTTTATTAATTCTTATATTTTTTATATCTTTTTTCATCTATACTCGTATTGTTTATGAAGAAAATATTTTAATCGGATTAAAAAAAATTATGGAATCTCAATCTATATTAATAACTGATTTTTTAGTAGTAGGGGGTATCAGTGGAGGATTTTTAAACGCTTTTTTAATTCTTCTTTTAAATTTTTCTATTATTAAAATTTTAAAAATTAAAATTTCTGGAATTGTTCTTGCCTCACTCTTTACTGTTTTTGGATTTTCCTTCTTTGGAAAAAATATTTTAAATATTTTACCGATATATATTGGAGGAATTATATACAGCAAATATGAAGGGATTCCTTTTAGAGATATATTTATACGGGTTTCTTTCGCTACTGCTTTAGCTCCTTTTATTAGTGAAATTGCTTTCAGTACCAATTCTTTTGAATTCTCATATATAAATGGAATCTTATTTGGAACATTTATCGGCTTTATAATTAGTCCTTTAGCTAAAAAAATGAAATCTTTTCACGAAGGATATAATTTATATAATATGGGGTTCACTGCAGGTATATTAGGAACCGTTCTTAATAGTATTTTAAAATCTTACGGTTTTAATGTCGCCTCTAGAAAAATTCTTTCTACAGAATATGATCATACTATAAAATTAATTTGTTGTTTTATTTTTTCTATATTTATAATTGTTGGGTTTTTCGTTAATGATTCTTCTTTTAAAGGTTATAAAGCATTAACTAAAGATAATGGATTAGAATCAGATTTTATTAATAATTATGGCTACGGATTAACTTTTATAAATATGGGAATTATGGGATTTATTTCTCTTCTTTTCCCCATGTTATTTAGAGAACCATTAAATGGTCCTATTCTAGCTGGAATCTTCACTATTGTTGGATTTTCCGCTCATGGAAAAACTTATTTAAATACTATTCCTATTTTAATAGGAGTAGCCTTTGCTGGATTTTCTGGAACTAATTTTAATTCCTTTACTATTGTTCTTTCAGGATTATTTGGAACATCTCTCGCCCCAATATCTGGAGTTTTTGGAATTTTCTGGGGGATTGTTGCTGGTTGGTTACATCTTACTGTTGTTACTACGATAGGATCTATCCATGGAGGTCTAAATTTATATAATAATGGATTTTCTGCTGGAATTGTTGCTGGTTTTATGCTCCCTATATTAAGAACTCTAAATGAAAGAGCTGCAAAAAAAGAATTAGCTTTTTTTAAAAAAAGAAAAGAAATTATTAAATTAATTAATAATAAAAGAGTTAAGCCCAATGAATTTAAAAATATCGAAGACAAACTATAA
- the tsaD gene encoding tRNA (adenosine(37)-N6)-threonylcarbamoyltransferase complex transferase subunit TsaD: MLILGIESSCDETSIAIIKNGEEILSNKISSQIAIHKEYGGVVPEIASRQHVKNIAAILQESLEEAHVTLDEIDYIAVTYAPGLIGALLVGVSFAKGLAYGKNIPLVPVHHIRGHIYANFIENKVELPCIALVVSGGHTNIIYIDKEYNFKNLGGTLDDAVGESYDKVARVLGIGYPGGPVIDKMYYEGNPNFLKITTPKVNDYNFSFSGIKTSVINYVNKMNMKKEYFKPEDLAASFQQKVVEILCKKTLKACEEYPVKNIIIAGGVAANSLLRKELKEKGEKKGIKVYYPSMKLCTDNGAMIALAAYYKIKNGYKEEINLTLNGIATLPIDKL, translated from the coding sequence ATGTTAATATTAGGGATAGAATCATCTTGTGATGAAACATCAATAGCGATAATTAAAAATGGAGAAGAAATTTTATCAAATAAAATTTCTTCTCAAATAGCTATTCATAAAGAATATGGAGGAGTTGTTCCAGAAATAGCTTCGAGGCAGCATGTGAAAAATATTGCAGCTATATTACAGGAAAGCTTAGAAGAGGCTCATGTAACGTTAGATGAGATAGATTATATAGCAGTTACTTATGCTCCAGGATTAATAGGAGCCTTACTTGTAGGAGTATCTTTTGCTAAAGGACTAGCATATGGGAAGAATATTCCACTAGTTCCAGTGCATCATATAAGGGGTCATATTTACGCTAATTTCATAGAAAATAAAGTTGAGTTGCCTTGTATTGCCTTAGTTGTTTCAGGAGGACACACTAATATAATTTATATAGATAAAGAATATAATTTTAAAAATTTAGGAGGAACTTTAGACGACGCAGTGGGAGAAAGTTATGATAAAGTAGCGAGAGTATTAGGAATAGGTTATCCAGGGGGTCCTGTTATAGATAAAATGTATTATGAAGGGAATCCTAACTTTCTTAAAATAACAACTCCAAAAGTAAATGATTATAACTTTAGTTTTTCAGGAATAAAAACTTCTGTCATAAATTATGTAAATAAAATGAATATGAAAAAAGAATATTTTAAACCCGAAGATTTAGCAGCTTCTTTTCAACAAAAAGTTGTAGAGATTTTATGTAAAAAAACATTAAAGGCTTGTGAAGAATATCCTGTAAAAAATATAATAATTGCGGGAGGAGTAGCTGCAAATTCTTTGCTAAGGAAAGAACTGAAAGAAAAAGGAGAAAAGAAAGGGATAAAAGTTTATTATCCTTCAATGAAATTATGTACAGATAACGGTGCAATGATAGCGTTGGCAGCATATTATAAAATAAAAAATGGATATAAAGAAGAAATAAACTTAACATTAAATGGAATAGCAACCTTGCCAATAGACAAACTATAA
- a CDS encoding PFL family protein has product MISRGEIIETNMMIAEENLDVRTITMGISLMDCADSNIDRFNEKIYNKIVKYAKNLVEIGDDIAKQFGVPVVNKRISVTPIAIAAAGCNTDSYVSVAKTLDKAAKECGVNFIGGFSALVQKGYTNSDKILIKSIPEALKVTERVCSSINVGTSRNGLNMDAIKEMGYIIKETAELTKNEESIGCAKLVIFCNAVEDNPFMAGAFHGLGEAEAIVNVGVSGPGVVKKALEEARGKDFETLCEVIKKTAFKITRVGQLVAQEAAERLGVKFGIIDLSLAPTPAVGDSIGEIFQEMGLEQPGAPGTTAALAMLNDNVKKGGVMASSYVGGLSGAFIPVSEDHAMIKAAEIGALTLEKLEAMTCVCSVGLDMIAIPGDTSAATISGIISDEAAIGMINNKTTAVRLIPVIGKKVGEYVEFGGLLGYAPIMSVNKFSCNKFIDRGGRVPAPIHSFKN; this is encoded by the coding sequence ATGATTTCAAGAGGCGAGATAATAGAAACTAATATGATGATAGCAGAGGAAAATCTTGATGTAAGAACTATAACTATGGGGATTAGTTTAATGGATTGTGCAGATTCTAATATTGATAGATTTAATGAAAAGATATATAATAAAATAGTAAAGTATGCTAAAAATTTGGTTGAAATTGGAGATGACATTGCAAAACAATTTGGAGTTCCGGTTGTAAATAAAAGAATTTCAGTTACTCCTATAGCGATAGCAGCAGCTGGCTGTAATACAGATTCTTATGTTAGTGTGGCTAAAACTTTAGATAAAGCGGCAAAAGAATGTGGAGTTAATTTTATAGGAGGCTTTTCAGCTTTAGTGCAAAAAGGTTATACAAATTCAGATAAAATATTAATTAAATCAATTCCAGAAGCATTGAAGGTAACCGAAAGAGTTTGTTCTTCAATTAATGTTGGGACATCAAGAAATGGTCTTAATATGGATGCAATAAAAGAAATGGGATATATAATAAAAGAAACTGCTGAGCTAACTAAAAATGAAGAAAGTATAGGATGTGCAAAATTAGTTATATTTTGCAATGCAGTAGAAGATAATCCATTTATGGCAGGAGCTTTTCATGGACTAGGAGAAGCTGAAGCGATAGTCAATGTCGGAGTTAGTGGCCCAGGCGTTGTAAAAAAAGCTTTGGAAGAAGCTAGAGGAAAAGATTTTGAGACTCTATGTGAGGTTATAAAAAAGACAGCATTTAAAATAACTAGAGTTGGGCAATTAGTTGCTCAAGAAGCTGCAGAAAGGTTGGGAGTTAAATTTGGAATAATAGATTTATCATTAGCTCCAACTCCAGCAGTTGGAGATAGTATAGGAGAAATTTTTCAGGAAATGGGATTAGAGCAACCAGGAGCCCCAGGAACAACAGCAGCTTTAGCCATGCTAAATGATAACGTGAAAAAAGGGGGAGTTATGGCTTCTTCTTATGTAGGAGGATTAAGTGGAGCATTTATTCCTGTTAGTGAAGATCATGCAATGATAAAAGCAGCAGAAATAGGAGCTTTAACTTTAGAAAAATTAGAAGCAATGACTTGTGTATGTTCTGTGGGATTAGATATGATAGCTATTCCAGGAGATACTTCTGCGGCAACAATATCTGGAATAATTTCGGATGAAGCTGCGATAGGAATGATAAACAATAAAACAACAGCGGTTAGACTAATACCTGTTATAGGTAAAAAAGTAGGAGAATATGTTGAGTTTGGAGGATTATTAGGTTATGCTCCTATAATGTCAGTCAATAAATTTAGTTGTAACAAATTTATTGATAGAGGAGGAAGAGTGCCGGCTCCAATACATAGTTTTAAAAATTAG
- a CDS encoding ACT domain-containing protein, giving the protein MKCIITVLGSDKVGIIAKICTYLAEKEINVLDISQTIVKGYFNMMMIVEITKEIQTTKEISNKLTQIGNELGVVITIQNEDIFNCMHRI; this is encoded by the coding sequence ATGAAATGTATAATTACTGTTTTAGGGAGCGATAAAGTTGGGATAATAGCGAAGATATGTACTTATTTGGCGGAAAAAGAGATAAATGTTTTAGATATATCTCAGACAATAGTAAAAGGTTATTTTAATATGATGATGATAGTTGAAATAACTAAAGAAATACAAACAACGAAGGAAATAAGTAATAAATTAACACAAATAGGGAATGAATTAGGTGTTGTTATAACTATACAAAATGAAGATATATTTAACTGTATGCACCGTATTTAA
- the frr gene encoding ribosome recycling factor produces MDKENLILECKEKMEKTVEATKNKFTAIRAGRANVSMLDGVKVSQYGSDMPLNQVGTVSAPEARLLVIDPWDKSVIPSIEKAIMTANLGLTPNNDGRVIRLMVPELTADRRKEYVKIAKKDAEEGKIAVRNIRKETNNGLRRLEKSEDLTTDELKDAENEVQKITDKVIKDIDKLLALKEKEITTV; encoded by the coding sequence ATGGATAAAGAAAATCTAATATTAGAATGCAAAGAAAAAATGGAAAAAACAGTAGAAGCGACAAAGAATAAATTTACTGCAATAAGAGCAGGGAGAGCAAATGTTTCAATGTTAGATGGAGTAAAAGTTTCACAGTATGGATCTGATATGCCATTAAACCAAGTTGGAACTGTATCAGCTCCAGAAGCAAGATTATTAGTTATAGATCCATGGGATAAATCTGTAATTCCATCAATAGAGAAAGCTATAATGACAGCTAATTTAGGGTTAACACCAAATAATGATGGAAGAGTAATTAGACTTATGGTTCCAGAATTAACAGCAGACAGAAGAAAAGAGTATGTCAAAATAGCTAAAAAAGATGCAGAAGAAGGAAAAATAGCAGTAAGAAATATAAGAAAAGAAACAAATAATGGATTAAGAAGATTAGAAAAATCAGAAGATTTAACAACTGATGAGTTAAAAGATGCAGAAAATGAAGTTCAGAAAATTACAGATAAAGTAATTAAAGACATAGATAAATTATTAGCATTGAAAGAAAAGGAAATAACAACAGTATAA
- the pyrH gene encoding UMP kinase, translating to MKPVYNRILLKLSGEALMGNQDFGISSEVISSYAKQIKDIVDLGVEVGIVIGGGNIFRGLSGAEQGVDRVTGDHMGMLATVINSLALQNSIEKLGVPTRVLTAIEMPKIAEPFIKRRAQRHLEKGRVVIFGAGTGNPYFTTDTAAALRAIEINADVVIKATKVDGIYDKDPVKFIDAKKYNTITYTEVLNNDLKVMDAAAISLCRDNKLPLIVFDSLKEGNIEKVVLGEKIGTVVL from the coding sequence ATGAAACCTGTGTATAACAGAATATTACTAAAATTAAGTGGAGAAGCATTAATGGGGAATCAAGATTTCGGAATATCATCTGAAGTTATTTCGTCATATGCTAAGCAAATAAAAGATATAGTTGACCTAGGAGTTGAGGTTGGAATAGTTATAGGTGGAGGAAATATTTTTAGAGGACTTTCAGGAGCAGAACAAGGAGTGGATAGAGTAACTGGAGATCATATGGGAATGTTGGCTACAGTAATTAATTCTTTAGCACTTCAAAATTCTATAGAAAAATTAGGAGTTCCAACAAGAGTTTTAACAGCTATAGAAATGCCTAAAATAGCAGAACCATTTATTAAAAGAAGAGCTCAAAGACATTTAGAAAAAGGGAGAGTAGTAATATTTGGAGCAGGAACAGGAAATCCATATTTTACAACTGATACAGCAGCAGCATTAAGAGCTATTGAAATAAATGCAGATGTAGTTATAAAAGCAACAAAGGTCGATGGAATATATGATAAAGATCCAGTTAAATTTATAGATGCAAAAAAATATAACACAATAACATATACAGAGGTTTTAAACAATGATTTAAAAGTTATGGATGCAGCAGCAATTTCATTATGTAGAGATAATAAATTACCTTTAATTGTATTTGATTCTTTAAAAGAAGGAAATATAGAAAAAGTTGTTTTAGGAGAAAAGATAGGAACAGTGGTACTATAA
- the tsf gene encoding translation elongation factor Ts, which translates to MQITAKLVKELREMTGAGMMDCKKALTETEGNMEKAVDLLREKGMAKAVKKSGRVAAEGLIFDGVTEDHKKAVVIEFNAETDFVSKNDAFKDFGKLLVEVALNTEVTTVEELKAQKLADGKTIEESLVALIAKIGENMNIRRMEKVIAPGFVTTYNHLGGKLGVIVEMSAELTPERLERAKGIAMHAAAMNPGYLCEEEVTPEMLEHEKEIARKQLEMEGKPAQIIEKILIGKMRKFYEENCLVDQIYVRAENKETVAKFAGDMKVLSFTRYKVGEGIEKKVEDFAAEVAAQING; encoded by the coding sequence ATGCAAATTACAGCTAAATTAGTAAAAGAATTAAGAGAAATGACTGGTGCTGGAATGATGGATTGTAAAAAAGCACTTACAGAAACAGAAGGAAATATGGAAAAAGCTGTAGACTTACTAAGAGAAAAAGGTATGGCTAAAGCTGTTAAAAAATCAGGTAGAGTAGCGGCAGAAGGATTAATTTTCGATGGAGTTACTGAAGATCATAAAAAAGCAGTAGTTATTGAGTTCAATGCAGAAACAGATTTTGTTTCTAAAAATGATGCATTTAAAGATTTTGGAAAACTTTTAGTTGAAGTAGCTTTAAATACAGAAGTAACAACTGTTGAAGAATTAAAAGCTCAAAAACTAGCTGATGGTAAAACAATAGAAGAATCATTAGTTGCTCTAATTGCTAAAATTGGAGAAAATATGAATATAAGAAGAATGGAAAAGGTTATTGCACCTGGTTTTGTTACTACTTATAATCATTTAGGTGGAAAATTAGGAGTAATAGTTGAAATGTCAGCAGAATTAACTCCAGAAAGATTAGAAAGAGCAAAAGGAATTGCTATGCACGCAGCAGCAATGAACCCTGGTTATCTATGCGAAGAAGAAGTGACACCTGAAATGTTAGAACATGAAAAAGAAATTGCTAGAAAACAATTAGAAATGGAAGGAAAACCAGCTCAAATTATAGAAAAAATATTAATTGGGAAAATGAGAAAATTCTATGAAGAAAATTGTTTAGTTGATCAAATATATGTAAGAGCAGAAAATAAAGAAACTGTTGCTAAATTTGCAGGAGACATGAAAGTATTATCTTTCACTAGATATAAAGTAGGAGAAGGAATTGAAAAGAAAGTAGAAGACTTCGCAGCTGAAGTTGCAGCTCAAATTAATGGATAA
- the rpsB gene encoding 30S ribosomal protein S2, with protein sequence MAVVTMKQLLESGVHFGHQAKRWNPKMKKYIFTERNGIHVIDLHKSLKKIEVAYSVVRDIAADGGHVLFVGTKKQAQDTIKEQSERAGMYYVNNRWLGGMLTNFGTIKGRIARLKELTKMEEEGVLDNSYTKKEASKLRKELDKLSKNLSGIQDMPGLPKALFVVDVKKEALAVEEASHLGIPVIAMIDTNVDPDLINYPIPSNDDAIRSVKLMTTLMANAVIEGKQGAEEKAAEAKELTEEVAENGAAE encoded by the coding sequence ATGGCAGTAGTTACAATGAAACAATTGTTAGAATCAGGAGTTCATTTTGGACATCAAGCAAAAAGATGGAATCCAAAAATGAAAAAGTATATTTTTACAGAAAGAAATGGGATACATGTAATAGATTTACATAAATCTTTAAAAAAGATAGAGGTTGCTTACTCAGTAGTAAGAGATATTGCAGCTGATGGAGGACATGTTTTATTTGTTGGAACAAAAAAACAAGCTCAAGATACAATTAAAGAACAATCTGAAAGAGCTGGAATGTATTATGTAAATAATAGATGGTTAGGAGGAATGTTAACTAACTTTGGAACTATCAAAGGAAGAATAGCAAGACTTAAAGAATTAACAAAAATGGAAGAAGAAGGTGTTTTAGACAATTCTTATACTAAAAAAGAGGCTTCTAAATTAAGAAAAGAATTAGATAAACTATCTAAAAACTTATCAGGAATTCAAGATATGCCAGGATTACCAAAAGCATTATTTGTTGTTGATGTTAAAAAAGAAGCTTTAGCAGTAGAAGAGGCTAGTCACCTAGGAATTCCAGTAATAGCTATGATAGACACTAACGTAGATCCAGATTTAATTAATTATCCAATCCCTTCAAATGATGATGCTATAAGATCAGTAAAATTAATGACTACATTAATGGCTAATGCAGTAATAGAAGGAAAGCAAGGTGCTGAAGAAAAAGCAGCAGAAGCTAAAGAGTTAACTGAAGAAGTTGCAGAAAATGGAGCGGCAGAATAA